In Paenibacillus sp. BIC5C1, a genomic segment contains:
- a CDS encoding class I SAM-dependent methyltransferase, translating to MNPKLQRKIERLESIERFPAEELFEFIQLNKEDELLDLGAGTGYISFSFAKYVKKVVAFDYDYDILQYLEVKAKEKGITNIETTAANFKEMPLENARFEKAVASISLHEVQPLSLVLDEIHRVLKDKGIFLCIELEKTEMTNAPRVSSKEMEEEIVKAGFSVIDTLHPPTQVANQPVYIIVAQKKQSN from the coding sequence ATGAATCCAAAACTACAAAGAAAAATTGAGCGCTTGGAGAGTATTGAGAGGTTCCCAGCAGAGGAGTTATTTGAGTTTATACAACTTAATAAAGAGGACGAACTATTAGACCTTGGAGCCGGTACAGGTTATATAAGCTTTTCTTTTGCTAAATATGTGAAAAAGGTAGTTGCGTTTGATTACGATTATGATATTTTACAGTATCTAGAGGTAAAAGCTAAGGAAAAAGGGATAACCAATATTGAAACAACCGCTGCAAACTTTAAAGAAATGCCATTAGAGAACGCAAGATTCGAAAAAGCTGTTGCTTCAATCTCCTTGCACGAGGTTCAACCTCTTTCGTTGGTGTTGGATGAAATCCACAGAGTTTTAAAAGACAAAGGGATCTTTTTGTGCATTGAATTAGAGAAGACGGAAATGACTAATGCTCCAAGGGTTTCTTCGAAGGAGATGGAGGAAGAAATCGTTAAGGCTGGTTTTTCAGTTATTGATACGCTTCATCCACCAACACAAGTTGCTAATCAACCCGTATATATCATTGTTGCACAGAAGAAGCAGAGTAACTAG
- a CDS encoding SRPBCC family protein, translated as MANIEHLQTVHVPASKIYETLTTAEGLSEIWTNELIINNQIGFINEFRFGSNDITKMRIEQLITNKKVVWQCIDSDPEWIGTMISFDIQEKNGKSFITLRHMNWKEVTPFYRSCNYNWAIFLYSLKSYCEDGDGIPYHKRKF; from the coding sequence ATGGCCAATATCGAGCACTTGCAAACCGTACATGTTCCAGCATCGAAGATCTATGAAACTTTAACCACCGCTGAAGGACTGTCGGAAATATGGACCAATGAACTCATTATTAATAATCAGATTGGCTTTATTAATGAATTTCGATTTGGCAGCAATGACATAACGAAGATGAGAATAGAGCAATTGATCACGAATAAAAAAGTCGTTTGGCAGTGTATAGATTCAGATCCAGAATGGATTGGCACGATGATCTCCTTTGATATTCAAGAGAAGAACGGGAAGTCTTTTATTACTTTGCGTCATATGAACTGGAAAGAAGTAACGCCATTTTATCGCTCCTGTAACTACAACTGGGCCATTTTCCTTTATAGTCTCAAATCCTATTGTGAAGATGGCGATGGTATCCCCTATCATAAACGTAAGTTTTAA
- a CDS encoding GDSL-type esterase/lipase family protein has product MKEFFPRRGLPNVIQKLENGETVTIVYFGGSNTRSKGYRVMTADWLRGQYPNADIRSVNAGIDGTGSDLGCARLETDVLRHQPDLVFVEFVGNDGGVPESKARIEGIVRQIRKHSRFTDILFVYTVKERDLTSFQSGQYQKGARMQEEVADYYGIPSIHLGVAVSQLVLDGKLIFSLREDVSIPGAVIFTHDSIHPTIPEGHQIYTDTITRSFEKMSELRDHVGKVEHHLPQDPLVPANPWEYATMLPLDSLTHFSAGWSYMTPDDFALVREYEWLFPGLWRAVDPGETITVEFEGTHIGLFDIGGPDSGRLKVTVDGGEPFLIDRFTSYNDHNRNQYVFLPELPNGKHTVRFEIDHKKTDKAAVFEASGNERSMEHVRQNSAWYDQTVIQLGKLLLVQPPL; this is encoded by the coding sequence ATGAAGGAATTTTTCCCTCGAAGAGGGCTGCCTAATGTCATTCAAAAGTTGGAAAATGGGGAAACAGTAACAATTGTCTATTTTGGCGGCAGTAATACACGTTCTAAAGGATACAGGGTCATGACGGCGGATTGGCTGCGAGGGCAATATCCCAATGCGGATATCCGCTCTGTGAATGCAGGCATTGATGGGACAGGATCGGACCTCGGCTGCGCCCGTTTGGAGACAGATGTACTGCGTCATCAGCCTGATCTCGTATTTGTTGAATTTGTTGGAAACGATGGCGGAGTTCCCGAATCCAAAGCGCGAATCGAAGGCATTGTCCGACAGATTCGCAAGCACAGCCGGTTTACCGATATCCTGTTTGTGTATACGGTTAAGGAACGGGATTTGACCTCATTTCAATCCGGACAATACCAGAAGGGCGCTCGTATGCAAGAGGAAGTCGCCGACTATTACGGCATTCCTTCGATTCATCTGGGCGTAGCAGTCAGTCAATTGGTTTTGGATGGAAAGCTCATTTTCTCCTTAAGAGAAGACGTATCTATTCCCGGAGCCGTTATTTTTACGCATGATTCGATCCATCCAACGATTCCCGAAGGACACCAGATCTACACGGATACAATCACCCGGTCATTTGAGAAAATGAGCGAACTTCGAGATCACGTGGGAAAGGTCGAGCATCACTTGCCGCAGGACCCATTGGTCCCGGCCAATCCTTGGGAGTATGCAACCATGCTGCCACTGGATAGTCTTACTCATTTTTCTGCGGGGTGGTCTTACATGACCCCTGATGATTTTGCTTTAGTGCGCGAGTATGAATGGTTGTTCCCCGGTCTATGGCGAGCAGTCGATCCCGGAGAGACGATCACAGTGGAATTTGAGGGAACCCATATCGGATTATTCGATATTGGGGGGCCGGATTCCGGCAGATTGAAGGTGACGGTGGATGGAGGGGAACCCTTTCTTATCGATCGATTCACATCATATAACGATCATAATCGAAATCAATATGTTTTCTTACCGGAGCTACCGAACGGGAAACATACGGTTCGCTTCGAAATCGATCACAAGAAGACAGACAAAGCGGCCGTGTTTGAAGCAAGTGGCAATGAGAGAAGTATGGAACATGTTCGGCAGAATTCAGCTTGGTATGATCAAACGGTCATTCAGCTTGGGAAATTGCTACTGGTGCAGCCGCCATTATAA
- a CDS encoding FAD-dependent oxidoreductase, whose protein sequence is MELIKADVTVVGGGIAGICAAIAAARQGLQVSLINDRPVLGGNASSEVRVHINGSAYLGNSPSYYAREGGLIEELKLKIFHYNPLYNKKLMLSLSDTVLLDMVYDEPNISLFLNTCVHETGMENGRIKWVEGLQLASERKFRFESPTYIDCSGDGIVGYQAGADFRWGREAKHEYKEELAPEVADHYTMGDTILFQARDVNYSVPYKRPGFAYDITKLEFFDSIRKGLNHRSFPRKINGLGGLWWLEYGGHMDIIKNNEDIALELRKLVYGIWDYIKNSGEFDDVDNLILDYVCPIPGKRESRRFIGEHMLSQNDLTEKTHFEDAVSVGGWYMDLHANKGIYDEGPATAWNFVPGLYNIPFRSLFSRNVPNLMFAGRNISATHVAFGSTRVMATCGCMGQAVGTAAALCVKYETDPADIVKAHMDELQTQLLRDGQTIVGLQEQLDPYFADGLTIRASSQRSYEHLHPTEEVSLEKALCLVLPIQTSVAESVQIKIKNSSEHSETLQVKLFGGERKENYIPTSELKDYKLVISPGYDDWITLDLGCEKPTDDKIYIVLEGTASLGVYGNEEKMTGTVSFYYRPEEPSRLKKFNRSICFKDLIPSQDMYDPANVVNGFSRPYGLPNGWISEHSEGQEWLEFGFASPKNLDEIHLVFNSQLNLEHFDDPIEPLIQDYDVTLTLEDGTESEINIRGNYLSLSKHQVHAKGVTRIRFDFSATYGSPYYEVFAVKFFAPKNAK, encoded by the coding sequence ATGGAGCTTATAAAAGCAGATGTAACCGTCGTAGGTGGAGGAATTGCCGGGATATGCGCTGCCATTGCAGCTGCACGCCAAGGGCTGCAGGTTTCACTTATTAATGATCGCCCGGTGCTTGGAGGAAATGCGAGCAGCGAGGTCAGGGTTCATATCAACGGGTCGGCATATCTCGGAAACAGTCCATCCTATTATGCTCGCGAGGGCGGGCTAATAGAAGAACTCAAGCTGAAGATCTTTCATTATAATCCGTTATACAACAAGAAGCTTATGCTTTCGCTTTCGGATACGGTCTTGCTCGACATGGTTTATGATGAGCCTAACATTTCTCTATTTCTGAATACATGCGTACATGAAACGGGCATGGAGAACGGCAGAATTAAATGGGTGGAGGGCCTTCAATTGGCTTCCGAAAGAAAATTTCGTTTTGAAAGTCCCACCTATATCGATTGCTCCGGGGATGGAATTGTTGGATACCAAGCAGGTGCTGACTTCCGATGGGGAAGAGAGGCGAAGCATGAATACAAGGAGGAGCTTGCTCCAGAAGTGGCAGATCATTACACCATGGGCGATACGATTCTGTTTCAAGCCCGTGACGTAAACTATTCCGTTCCTTACAAAAGGCCTGGCTTTGCGTATGATATTACGAAGCTGGAGTTTTTCGATAGTATCAGAAAAGGATTAAACCATCGGTCTTTTCCAAGGAAAATCAATGGACTTGGCGGATTGTGGTGGCTGGAATACGGCGGCCATATGGATATTATCAAGAATAATGAAGACATCGCATTGGAATTGCGGAAATTGGTGTACGGAATCTGGGATTATATCAAAAATAGCGGCGAGTTTGATGATGTAGACAATCTCATCTTGGATTATGTATGCCCGATTCCGGGAAAGCGGGAGTCGAGGCGGTTTATCGGCGAACATATGCTGTCTCAGAACGATCTTACAGAAAAGACTCATTTCGAAGATGCTGTATCCGTCGGAGGTTGGTATATGGATCTGCATGCGAATAAAGGCATCTACGATGAGGGGCCGGCTACAGCGTGGAATTTCGTACCGGGATTGTATAATATCCCTTTCCGCAGCTTGTTTTCACGCAACGTTCCCAATCTCATGTTCGCTGGCCGCAATATAAGCGCTACCCATGTGGCTTTCGGCTCCACAAGGGTGATGGCAACTTGTGGTTGCATGGGGCAGGCGGTAGGAACGGCTGCTGCATTATGCGTAAAATATGAGACAGACCCCGCGGACATCGTCAAAGCGCATATGGATGAGCTTCAGACGCAGCTGCTTCGAGACGGGCAAACGATTGTAGGGCTTCAGGAGCAGTTGGACCCTTATTTCGCTGACGGATTAACGATTCGTGCCTCGTCTCAGCGAAGCTATGAACATCTTCATCCAACCGAAGAGGTCTCCTTGGAGAAAGCATTATGTTTGGTCTTGCCGATTCAGACATCCGTGGCTGAAAGCGTGCAGATCAAAATTAAAAACAGTTCCGAGCATTCGGAAACGCTGCAAGTGAAGCTGTTTGGCGGGGAACGGAAGGAAAACTATATTCCCACCAGCGAGCTGAAGGACTACAAATTGGTGATTTCACCGGGGTACGATGACTGGATTACGCTGGACTTGGGTTGCGAAAAGCCGACTGACGACAAAATCTACATCGTATTGGAAGGTACGGCGAGCCTTGGCGTATATGGCAATGAAGAAAAAATGACAGGAACAGTGAGCTTCTATTATAGACCTGAAGAGCCGTCCAGATTGAAGAAATTTAACAGAAGCATTTGCTTCAAGGATCTGATACCATCCCAGGATATGTATGATCCCGCAAATGTCGTCAACGGCTTCTCCAGACCTTATGGTCTGCCGAACGGCTGGATTTCGGAACATTCGGAAGGGCAGGAATGGTTGGAATTTGGTTTTGCAAGCCCCAAGAATCTGGATGAAATCCATCTTGTTTTCAATTCGCAGCTGAATTTGGAGCATTTCGACGATCCGATCGAGCCATTGATTCAGGATTATGATGTGACCTTAACCTTAGAAGACGGAACCGAGAGTGAAATTAATATCCGTGGTAATTATCTTTCGTTGAGCAAACATCAAGTGCATGCAAAAGGTGTAACCCGAATCCGGTTTGATTTCTCTGCAACGTATGGTTCGCCTTATTATGAAGTGTTTGCTGTAAAATTTTTTGCTCCTAAAAACGCTAAGTGA